In the genome of Candidatus Pristimantibacillus lignocellulolyticus, the window AACCAATCTACTCCTCTTTTGACACTCTTATTGTCATAATCAAGCCCCCTGAAATTACCGAGATACTCTAAGGTTCGACCTGTAAGATCCGCTTCGGAAGGATCTATTGCCGCAGATTTCGCCCCATCTAGTGCCAACCAAGTAAGCATTTGATTATTTGTATTTTTCTCAAAAGCTGGCCAGCCGCCATCATTATTTTGCATAGATAATGCCCAGTTAAGCCCTAGTGTAATAGATTCTAAATATCGAGGTTCATTATGACTTAAATTGTGAACGGCTCGTAGTGCCGCAGTAGTATCATCTATATCAGGGTTTAAAGTGTTGGTCTCTGAGAATCCCCAACCTCCAGGAGTTGCACTAGCATTATGTACACTCCAGTCAGCTTTGTTATGTTGCTGTCGAGATAACAAATATTGTCCGGCACTACGTATTGTTAGATGGTCACTCTTTACTCCTGCCTCTTGCAGGGCATATGAGATTAATGCCGTATCCCAAACTGTGGAAGGTGAATTTTGTATCGTTGTTTTTTGATTAATATTGTATCTCATATCGATTAAGCCTTGAATAGCATTCGTTATTGTCGGATGTTGTTTATCATATCCCAGGGCAAATAGTGAAAATACCATGAGAATGGTACAACTAGCGTAGCTATACAATGTTCCATCTGCCTCGATTCGATCTAGCATAAACTGCTCCGCTCTTGAGGTAGCTATATCATGCAGCGATCGAGAACTACCGATCAATCTATTTCGACCTAATTCAATTAACTCGATCATCTGTGAAAATTGCTCTGATTGCTGTTCATCATCATTTATTCTTCTAGTTTGAAGATTACTTAGATTAGGCGTGCTATCTGTTTGGACTGAGAAGCTTTGATTAGCCATAATGAGCATCGGGATAAGGTGAACTCTCGAATAACCTGAGAATTGAAATATGTTTATAGGTTGAAAAGTAGGAAGAAGAATGATCTCTAATGGAATTGCTTTGATGGGTGTCGGCCAATTGATCTGACCTGTCGCAGCAAGAATAGCATTACTCAATAAACCTTTTGAAGCGCCGATCCCTCCTTGTGAGACAATGTATTGTTTTGCTCTTTGCATAGAATCATCCGATGAATAACTGTAACCAGAATAGAGTAAAGCGTAGTACGCATCTATCGTTGCAGATAAATTCCCGTTAGCTTCATCTTGATATAAACTCCAATATCCATTCGGATGCTGCTGCTTTATTATACGATTATGTAATTGTTGTATCATTGACTCATCATTAGAATTTATAGATCTTAACAGTATAATCATGTAGGAATCAATGATTGTTCCATTTTCAAAGCAATAACGCCAAGAACCATCAGATTTTTGCTCATTAATCAGATGGTTTGTAAGATTAGATATTTCAGTTGTTACTTTATCATTACGTGATGGCATGTAACATCACCTCCAAAACCTTTTTATAAGTATATAGAAGTGAAAAAGTAATCATGTTCGTTTTTGCAATTTGACTCTTATTATAGTGTATCGAAATTCTAGAGAGTAGGTAGTAGGTATGATAAAAGAGCAATATCATACAAGAAAAGTTTGGGCGAAGATGTTATCTTTAAGAAGGTCATTTCAAACAGAGGAGGATAACAAGATGTTAAAAGAAATCCGCACGATTTACCTTGATCCTGAGTTAAAAATAGAGGCGTATCGATTTAAAGGTATCATGCAAAAGTTTCCTACTCATTTTCATGAATATTATGTTATCGGATATATTGAAGAGGGGCAACGAATACTGATTTGTAAAGGTGAAAAATATATTATTAATCCTGGAGATTTATTATTGTTTAATCCTTATGATACGCATAGTTGTGAGCAAATAGATGGGAAAACTTTAGATTATAGATGTATAAATGTGAGCTCGGAAGTTATGGAAAATATTATGTTGGAAATGAACGGGATTAAAAATCTTCCAACCTTCAAACAAAATGTTGTAATCCAAAGTGAGCTTGTCTCGACTTTAAAGGAACTACATAAAAAAATCTCACGTGATGTGAATGACTTTAAGAAAGAAGAACTATTTCTATATTTTATGGAAGTATTGATTCAGGCACAATCTAGTATTTCAACTAAGATACCCGTGTCAGAAGCTTTCGATGAAATAGAAAAGGTGTGTAACTATTTAGAGGAGAATTATACAAAAACGATCACTCTAAATCATCTAAGCGATCTAGCAGGTTGGAGTAAGTATCATTTACTAAGATCCTTCACGAAAAAAAAGGGGTTATCACCTTACAGTTACTTGGAAACGATTCGTGTCAATCATGCTAAGAAACTTTTGGAACAAGGGTTGAAACCTATCGAAGTATCGTTTGTAACAGGATTTAGCGATCAGAGCCATTTAACAAAATTGTTCAAAAGACAAATTGGATTAACTCCGAAACAGTATATGAGAATTTATTGTTAAGTTTAGTATCAACCCAGTAGCCATCTAGATAATACTTATATGGAGGTAGAGTAAGATAGATAATATAATTCCGTTTATTCTCATGGCACTTATGATGTCAATGTTGCCTGGCCCAGATACGTTACTTATTATGAAAAATACACTTATGCATGGAATAAAAGCTGGACGTTATACAATACTTGGGATGGCGACGGGGCTTTCTTTCTGGACAATTGTGGTCGTACTCGGATTGTCCGTTGTTATTGCTCAATCTGTTTTTCTATTCAATACCATTAAGTATGTGGGAGCTGCATATTTATTATATTTAGGAATAAGATTATTTTTTTCTCGCAATGCACTTCCAATTCATGCTGTTCAAGCGGATACTACTCATTCTAATCAGAAGTTCTTAACATACAAGTATAGAAACTCCTTTTTACAAGGAGCAGTGAGTAATATTTTCAACCCTAAAACCGTTTTGGTCTACATAACATTTATGCCGCAATTCATTGATCTTAATGGAGATACCAATAAACAACTATTTATATTAGGAATAATTCTAACGCTAATAGCAGTTGGTTGGTTTTTAACATTAGTTTACTTATTAGATTATATGAAAAAATGGCTTAAAAATCCTAAATCCCTCAATGTTTTTCAAAAAACTACTGGAGTAATGTTGCTTGGTTTTGGAGTTAAGACAGTCCTATGAATTTTTAATACCTGATTTACTATAACAAACGGAAGAGCAATTACGACATCCATCGTAATTGCTCTTTGTTCTTCTCTAGAAGTTATTCTTGTTTTAATCGCAGTTAGATATTTGTTAAAAGGAAAATAATGGTTGAATAGTATGCGGTTAGATAGTATGTTTATGGAAGAGAATTGACAGAAGTATGTTATTCCCTAATTAAGATGTTAGTAATCAATTTCCGAAATGATCATAAAATTTTCATAATTTCTGATGAAGGATAAATATCTATTAGGATAAGAAGGGACATGATATTAGATGGTGCTAGATGTATATCGAATCATTCCTCAGTTTATAGTTATTGGGTTGATCGTATTGTTTTTTGTGAGTTTTTGGTTATTTGTAACTCGAATAATAACTAGTAGAAAAAACACAGAGATATCAGTCAGAAGAATAGAAGAAAAGTTGGATATAATCATTGAAAAAATTAATAAGGATTCAACAGGTACATAAGATTCTCGCGACGGCTTCACGTTGATCAGCAGATTGAATTCAAAGATGTATTGTTGTCTGACAACTTGCTGCGCAAGTTATTGAATACTTGAACGTAATATGACATACCTCGAATAATTTAAAATAAGGAGTTCAATTTATATGGTAACTTTTCAAATAATGTCTCAAGACCAGGTCAACAGATTGCTTGATATCGATAGATCAGAATATATCGATATCATATATGAAATAAGAAACGGGGAAATGATTGCAATTCCATCAGAGCATGAATGCCCAACTTGGACTGAAGAAATGATGGAAGGATTACAAAAACGTTTTGAATTTGAAATAGCTAATGGTGGATTTGCTGTAGGTGCATTTGATGAAAATAAGTTAATTGGATTTGGAGTGCTAGCTTATAAATTCAGGGGAAGAGATTTGAATCAACTTCAAGTTGACTTAATGTACGTGACTAGAAATTATAGAAGGCAAGGAATTGGAACTAGAATCTTTAACCAACTAAGTGAAGAAGCAAAAAGAAGAGGCGCTAAATATCTTTATATATCTTCAACAGAAACAAGATCAGCAGTTTCGTTTTATCAAAGTAATGGGAGTTATTTAGCCACTGAAATAGATGAAGAACTGTATAATCTGGAACCTAAAGACATTCACTTGATTATTGAACTTGAATAGGAAAGTTAAGAGAGGATATTTTTAATTAGCATGCAGAACTTACAAGAATTAGATTTGAGGCTAAGCTCAATTGATAATGAATGAACTATTTATTTTTCCTTTCTAGAATATGTAACAGGAAGAAGTCCATCAATTTCATATTCGGTTTTGATTCAAAATCATTCATTTTCATATAAATATAAAGAATACGTTAATAGAATTATTGAGTTGTGAAATCAGTTGAAACCGGAGGGGACGAAGATCTTATTGAAAATATATAAAATCATATTATGGATTCTATTAATTGCATACGTCTTTGTATTGATAAAATATTTAATCTTAGATAGAATGATATACCAAAATCATGTAGGAAGAAATTTTAATTTATATCCTTTTAATTCCATTAGAGCATATTTACTTCATAAGGATAATTACAACTTTAATACTTGGGCTTTGAATTTGTTTGGAAACATGATCATGCTGGTACCCTTTAGTATACTAATGCCTTTGTTGTTTTCAATGCTTAGAAAGACAAATATTTTTATAGTGTGCTTATTCGTATTTAACATTGGAATTGAAGTGTTTCAATACTTCTCGGGTTTTGGCAGCTTTGATGTGGATGATCTAATCTTGAATAGTTCAGGTGCTCTGGTCGCATATATTATACTAAGAGTCCTATTATTATTTAAGTTCGCAAAGAAGTTTACAAAGTCAATGTGACTAATTTATAGAAGATGCAGTAATGATTTATGTTGTAGATATTGTATTTAATTGGAACGAAATAGTTATCTAGTAAGTGTAGTAAGAGAGGAGAATTCAATGAAAGTAAAGCTAAGTATGGAAGATCTTAAAAACATGCAATTGAGTTGGAAATGTATTGAACCGATGTTACTTGCTGTTCGTGGGAAAGACTACCCAACTAAAATAGAAATGTATCAAAAGCTAAATGAAGGTCAAAAAGGATTGTATTTATTTTACTCATTTCATAATCACGCCAAAACAATGGCAGAGTTCTACTGGTTTTCGAATTATTACATAACTGAGATTCAGTCA includes:
- a CDS encoding GNAT family N-acetyltransferase, which encodes MVTFQIMSQDQVNRLLDIDRSEYIDIIYEIRNGEMIAIPSEHECPTWTEEMMEGLQKRFEFEIANGGFAVGAFDENKLIGFGVLAYKFRGRDLNQLQVDLMYVTRNYRRQGIGTRIFNQLSEEAKRRGAKYLYISSTETRSAVSFYQSNGSYLATEIDEELYNLEPKDIHLIIELE
- the shc gene encoding squalene--hopene cyclase, whose translation is MPSRNDKVTTEISNLTNHLINEQKSDGSWRYCFENGTIIDSYMIILLRSINSNDESMIQQLHNRIIKQQHPNGYWSLYQDEANGNLSATIDAYYALLYSGYSYSSDDSMQRAKQYIVSQGGIGASKGLLSNAILAATGQINWPTPIKAIPLEIILLPTFQPINIFQFSGYSRVHLIPMLIMANQSFSVQTDSTPNLSNLQTRRINDDEQQSEQFSQMIELIELGRNRLIGSSRSLHDIATSRAEQFMLDRIEADGTLYSYASCTILMVFSLFALGYDKQHPTITNAIQGLIDMRYNINQKTTIQNSPSTVWDTALISYALQEAGVKSDHLTIRSAGQYLLSRQQHNKADWSVHNASATPGGWGFSETNTLNPDIDDTTAALRAVHNLSHNEPRYLESITLGLNWALSMQNNDGGWPAFEKNTNNQMLTWLALDGAKSAAIDPSEADLTGRTLEYLGNFRGLDYDNKSVKRGVDWLLSHQERDGSWFGRWGVCYIYGTWAAITGLTATGTSSSHKTIQKAVKWLLSIQNSDGGWGESCSSDINRRYVPLHESTPSQTAWALDALIAVHDQPNPEINRGIDRLLISLHENNWLTTYPTGAGLPGNFYNRYHSYNYIWPLVTLAHYKQKFG
- a CDS encoding AraC family transcriptional regulator, whose amino-acid sequence is MLKEIRTIYLDPELKIEAYRFKGIMQKFPTHFHEYYVIGYIEEGQRILICKGEKYIINPGDLLLFNPYDTHSCEQIDGKTLDYRCINVSSEVMENIMLEMNGIKNLPTFKQNVVIQSELVSTLKELHKKISRDVNDFKKEELFLYFMEVLIQAQSSISTKIPVSEAFDEIEKVCNYLEENYTKTITLNHLSDLAGWSKYHLLRSFTKKKGLSPYSYLETIRVNHAKKLLEQGLKPIEVSFVTGFSDQSHLTKLFKRQIGLTPKQYMRIYC
- a CDS encoding LysE family transporter, with the protein product MDNIIPFILMALMMSMLPGPDTLLIMKNTLMHGIKAGRYTILGMATGLSFWTIVVVLGLSVVIAQSVFLFNTIKYVGAAYLLYLGIRLFFSRNALPIHAVQADTTHSNQKFLTYKYRNSFLQGAVSNIFNPKTVLVYITFMPQFIDLNGDTNKQLFILGIILTLIAVGWFLTLVYLLDYMKKWLKNPKSLNVFQKTTGVMLLGFGVKTVL